Proteins encoded within one genomic window of Aurantiacibacter spongiae:
- the fghA gene encoding S-formylglutathione hydrolase, with amino-acid sequence METISQSRCYGGTQGAYRHDSRTTGTPMTFAVYEPEHRSTGRLPVIWWLSGLTCTHENAMNKLEYKEACSEHGIIFVCPDTSPRGDEVPDDEAYDFGKGAGFYVDATQDPWADSFRMRSYIEDEFMDVVAQNFPVDMERQGIAGHSMGGHGALTVSLRNPGRFRSTSAFSPIVSPLNCPWGEKAMTGYLGPDREAWRPYDSVALIEDGARIDNLVVHQGRDDQFLDEQLKTWLLSDALRHAGMDAAVHMHEGYDHSYFFVSTFIAGNIAWHAERLKA; translated from the coding sequence TTGGAAACCATTTCGCAAAGCCGCTGCTACGGCGGAACCCAGGGCGCCTACCGGCACGATAGCCGTACCACCGGGACGCCGATGACCTTCGCCGTGTACGAACCGGAACATCGCAGCACGGGCAGGCTGCCGGTGATCTGGTGGCTGTCGGGCCTGACCTGCACGCACGAAAACGCGATGAACAAGCTCGAATACAAGGAAGCGTGTTCGGAACACGGCATCATCTTCGTATGCCCCGACACATCCCCGCGCGGAGACGAAGTTCCCGACGACGAGGCATACGATTTCGGCAAGGGCGCCGGCTTCTACGTCGATGCCACGCAGGATCCGTGGGCGGACAGTTTCCGGATGCGCTCCTATATCGAGGACGAGTTCATGGATGTCGTCGCGCAGAATTTCCCCGTCGACATGGAGCGGCAGGGGATTGCCGGCCATTCGATGGGCGGGCACGGCGCGCTCACCGTCAGCCTGCGCAATCCGGGCCGGTTCCGCTCGACCAGCGCCTTCTCGCCGATCGTCTCGCCGCTGAACTGCCCGTGGGGAGAGAAGGCAATGACCGGCTATCTCGGCCCCGACCGCGAAGCCTGGCGACCCTATGACAGCGTCGCGCTGATCGAGGACGGTGCGCGGATCGACAATCTGGTGGTGCATCAGGGCCGCGACGACCAGTTTCTCGACGAACAGCTCAAGACCTGGCTCCTGTCCGATGCGCTGCGTCATGCCGGGATGGATGCCGCGGTCCACATGCACGAAGGCTACGACCATTCCTATTTCTTCGTCTCCACCTTCATCGCCGGAAACATCGCCTGGCATGCCGAGAGGCTGAAGGCATGA
- the mobA gene encoding molybdenum cofactor guanylyltransferase: protein MILGAVLAGGQSTRFGFDKAQARLDGRTLLARAVDALSGWCEFVVIVGRESGPAPCIPDWPRAGMGPLAGVAAALRLAEDEDYDSVLTCGVDSVALPGDLLDLLSPAPAYLAVQPVIGHWPTAGAATADAVLHSDGRHSMLAFAEAIGARGVESGDPPGNINTPADLARHDRRAR, encoded by the coding sequence ATGATCCTGGGGGCGGTGCTGGCGGGTGGACAGTCGACTCGTTTCGGTTTCGACAAGGCACAGGCGCGGCTGGACGGTCGCACGCTGCTGGCGCGCGCCGTGGATGCGCTGTCGGGCTGGTGCGAATTCGTGGTCATCGTCGGCCGCGAGAGCGGACCGGCGCCCTGTATCCCCGACTGGCCGCGCGCCGGCATGGGGCCGCTGGCCGGCGTGGCCGCCGCCCTGCGCCTGGCGGAGGACGAGGATTACGACAGCGTGCTGACCTGCGGGGTGGATTCGGTCGCGCTGCCGGGCGACCTGCTCGACCTGCTTTCCCCCGCCCCGGCCTATCTCGCCGTGCAACCCGTGATCGGGCACTGGCCGACCGCGGGTGCCGCGACCGCAGATGCCGTCCTCCATTCGGACGGACGCCATTCAATGCTCGCGTTTGCGGAAGCGATCGGCGCGCGCGGGGTGGAAAGCGGCGATCCCCCCGGCAACATCAATACGCCTGCCGACCTCGCGCGCCATGACCGCCGCGCCAGATAG
- the fdhD gene encoding formate dehydrogenase accessory sulfurtransferase FdhD, whose translation MTAAPDSGEATEFRADGTIMPVRRQWVPEVPVALEYNGLSYAVMMATPRDLADFARGFALTEGLARTHADITDIASARVEGGHVVRARLTGLGVEKLTERVRARVAESSCGLCGIENIEAVNAALPPVPPHARLDPRAVLCAAAALREHQPLGRTTGAAHAAAFCARDGTLREVREDVGRHNALDKLIGALAVAGVDLAAGFVLSSARCSYEIVEKAVRAGASALATVSLPTGMAVDRARAAGLSLFCLARDDSVLRVHDRSTR comes from the coding sequence ATGACCGCCGCGCCAGATAGCGGGGAAGCGACCGAATTCCGCGCGGACGGCACCATAATGCCTGTTCGCCGGCAGTGGGTGCCGGAGGTGCCCGTCGCGCTTGAATATAACGGCCTGTCCTACGCGGTCATGATGGCGACGCCCCGCGATCTGGCCGATTTCGCGCGCGGCTTCGCGCTCACCGAGGGGCTGGCGCGAACCCATGCCGACATCACCGACATAGCCAGCGCGCGCGTCGAGGGCGGCCATGTCGTACGCGCGCGGCTGACCGGGCTGGGGGTGGAAAAACTGACCGAGCGCGTCCGCGCGCGGGTCGCCGAAAGCTCGTGCGGGCTGTGCGGAATCGAGAATATCGAGGCGGTCAACGCGGCCCTGCCGCCGGTGCCGCCCCATGCCCGGCTGGACCCGCGCGCCGTCCTTTGCGCGGCGGCGGCCCTGCGCGAACACCAGCCGCTCGGCCGGACGACGGGTGCCGCGCATGCCGCCGCCTTCTGCGCGCGCGATGGCACGCTTCGCGAGGTGCGCGAGGATGTCGGGCGGCACAACGCGCTCGACAAGCTGATAGGCGCGCTCGCCGTGGCGGGCGTCGACCTGGCGGCGGGGTTCGTCCTGTCGAGCGCGCGCTGCTCCTACGAGATCGTCGAGAAGGCCGTGCGCGCCGGGGCGAGCGCGCTCGCCACCGTCTCGCTGCCGACCGGCATGGCGGTGGATCGGGCGCGCGCGGCGGGGCTCTCGCTGTTCTGCCTCGCCCGCGACGACAGCGTGCTACGCGTTCACGACAGATCCACGAGGTAA
- a CDS encoding VTT domain-containing protein: protein MTETLSAYLPLDVIAHFAATPFGTAAVALVLLVATASVVALSLPGTLTPLSFTGGMLLGASGIAVVLLGALVGSHLLFLASRRYLAGFMQRRFGERLDGIGDYLAARGPLYVVGARLGGVPHLLVTAGCAATPISARAFLGASLLGMLPAISLAAIAGSAM, encoded by the coding sequence ATGACAGAAACTCTTTCCGCCTACCTTCCGCTGGACGTGATCGCGCATTTCGCGGCTACCCCGTTCGGAACGGCGGCGGTCGCGCTGGTACTGCTGGTCGCCACGGCATCGGTCGTGGCCCTCTCGCTTCCCGGAACGCTGACGCCCCTGTCCTTTACCGGCGGAATGCTGCTGGGCGCTTCGGGCATTGCCGTCGTCCTGCTGGGCGCCCTCGTGGGGAGCCACCTGCTGTTCCTCGCCTCGCGCCGCTACCTTGCCGGTTTCATGCAGCGGCGTTTCGGAGAGAGGCTGGACGGGATCGGCGATTACCTGGCGGCGCGCGGGCCGCTTTATGTCGTGGGCGCGCGGCTCGGCGGGGTGCCCCACCTGCTGGTGACGGCAGGCTGCGCTGCCACCCCGATCAGCGCCCGCGCCTTTCTCGGCGCCAGCCTGCTGGGGATGCTTCCGGCCATCTCGCTCGCCGCCATCGCCGGCTCGGCGATGTAG
- a CDS encoding GGDEF domain-containing protein, with translation MAGLVAGLAVLCAITFAALQRAPAMLWLGAALLIGVGESLALRDARLSTLDILAVAVTIPASYVCVGEAVRLAYGMDRSGKGYFAGAGVLVLASAVLLQVERVAPVLQTAPSQLAAAIALVRMTLAVRRRGAARHPVDTPLFIALTCVTVVHLARIPVFPILIGRETPFASLSHMALQASLVTAFSVLVPIVVFLVIARVVANALASHRLEAERDYMTGLPNRRAFEDYAAANRQRGGALVLCDIDKFKTINDRFGHPAGDAVIRAFADLFDGPEMPARIGGEEFAVWMPGATISRARAFAETMRSEIATLRLVEVVGDHRITASFGIAPFAAGCEVDAVMAEADGALYAAKVAGRDRVCIAGERIASGRRDTLAA, from the coding sequence ATGGCCGGCCTTGTTGCCGGTCTCGCCGTGCTGTGCGCGATCACCTTCGCCGCGCTGCAACGCGCCCCGGCGATGCTCTGGCTGGGTGCGGCCCTGCTGATCGGCGTGGGGGAGAGCCTGGCCTTGCGGGATGCACGGCTTTCCACGCTCGACATTCTCGCGGTCGCCGTCACCATTCCGGCGTCCTATGTCTGTGTCGGAGAAGCGGTCCGCCTCGCCTACGGGATGGACCGTTCGGGCAAAGGCTATTTCGCTGGCGCGGGCGTGCTGGTTCTCGCCAGCGCCGTGCTTCTCCAGGTGGAGCGGGTCGCTCCCGTCCTGCAGACCGCGCCGAGCCAGCTGGCCGCCGCCATCGCGCTCGTCCGCATGACGCTGGCGGTACGCCGCCGCGGAGCCGCGCGCCATCCGGTCGATACGCCGCTGTTCATAGCGCTGACCTGCGTCACGGTGGTGCATCTCGCCCGCATCCCGGTTTTCCCCATCCTGATCGGACGCGAGACGCCCTTCGCCAGTCTGTCGCACATGGCCTTGCAGGCAAGCCTCGTCACGGCGTTCAGCGTGCTCGTGCCGATCGTCGTCTTTCTCGTGATCGCGCGGGTCGTCGCGAACGCGCTCGCCAGCCATCGCCTGGAGGCCGAGCGCGACTACATGACCGGCCTGCCCAACCGCCGCGCCTTCGAGGACTACGCCGCCGCCAACCGGCAGCGCGGCGGGGCGCTGGTGCTGTGCGACATCGACAAGTTCAAGACCATCAACGACCGCTTCGGCCATCCTGCGGGAGATGCCGTGATCCGCGCCTTTGCCGACCTGTTCGACGGGCCGGAAATGCCGGCGCGGATCGGCGGAGAGGAGTTCGCCGTCTGGATGCCGGGCGCGACGATTTCCCGGGCGCGGGCTTTTGCCGAGACAATGCGGTCCGAGATCGCCACGCTGCGCCTGGTCGAGGTGGTCGGCGACCATCGCATTACCGCCAGCTTCGGCATCGCGCCCTTTGCCGCCGGCTGCGAGGTCGACGCGGTCATGGCCGAGGCTGACGGGGCGCTCTATGCCGCGAAGGTGGCGGGCCGCGACCGGGTGTGCATCGCGGGCGAACGGATCGCGTCCGGGCGTCGCGATACGCTTGCCGCCTGA
- the metW gene encoding methionine biosynthesis protein MetW, with translation MKPSTAYDLRPDLEKIAHHVRREARVLDVGCGAGDLMAVLRDARGCDARGMEIDAKLVERAVARGLSVVQGDANRDLADYPDNAFDVAILSQTLQTAQRPDWLLRQLLRVGREAFVSFPNFAYWRMRAALLAKGRMPVTRHLPGSWYETPNIHHLTIADFREYLAGRRVILADSWFFAGGREIGRARANLRAEHAVFRLSRE, from the coding sequence ATGAAACCGTCGACCGCCTACGACCTGCGGCCCGATCTGGAAAAGATCGCCCACCATGTCCGGCGCGAGGCGCGCGTGCTCGACGTGGGGTGCGGGGCGGGCGATCTGATGGCGGTGCTACGCGATGCCCGAGGCTGCGACGCGCGCGGCATGGAAATCGATGCGAAGCTGGTCGAGCGGGCGGTGGCGCGCGGACTGTCCGTGGTGCAGGGCGACGCCAATCGCGACCTCGCCGACTATCCCGACAATGCCTTCGATGTCGCCATTCTCAGCCAGACCCTGCAGACGGCGCAGCGACCCGACTGGCTGCTGCGTCAGCTCCTGCGCGTCGGACGGGAGGCCTTCGTCAGCTTCCCCAATTTCGCCTACTGGCGGATGCGCGCCGCGCTGCTGGCGAAGGGACGCATGCCGGTGACGCGGCATCTGCCGGGCAGCTGGTACGAAACGCCTAACATCCATCACCTGACCATCGCCGATTTCCGCGAGTATCTGGCGGGCAGGCGGGTTATCCTCGCCGACAGCTGGTTCTTCGCCGGAGGGCGGGAGATCGGGCGGGCGCGGGCGAATCTGCGCGCCGAGCATGCGGTCTTCCGGTTGAGCCGGGAATAG
- the metX gene encoding homoserine O-acetyltransferase MetX encodes MASTKTPHAPRAVRLPHPLPLDSGRELADVHVAYETYGELAPARDNAILLCHALTGDQYVASTHPLTGKPGWWERMVGHGRPIDTNRFHVVCANVIGSCMGSTGPASAGPDGEPYAMRFPVITIRDMVRAQAALLDVLGIDTLLAVIGGSMGGMQALSLAANFPERTNRVLGIATTARHSAQNIAFHEVGRQAIMADPGWNGGDYYGAAGGPEKGLAVARMAAHITYLSEAGLTDKFGRRLQDRDAKSFGFDADFQVESYLRHQGLSFTDRFDANSYLYITRAMDYFDLAEEHGGRLADAFGGAGETRFCLVSFDTDWLYSTADMREVVHALNAVAAPVSFVELGAPYGHDSFLLDVPALDRVVAGFLSQ; translated from the coding sequence ATGGCCAGCACGAAAACCCCCCATGCCCCTCGCGCGGTGCGCCTGCCGCATCCGCTTCCGCTCGATAGCGGGCGCGAACTGGCGGATGTGCATGTCGCCTACGAAACCTACGGCGAACTCGCGCCCGCCCGCGACAACGCCATCCTGCTGTGCCACGCGCTCACGGGCGACCAGTATGTCGCCAGCACCCATCCGCTGACGGGCAAGCCGGGCTGGTGGGAACGCATGGTCGGCCACGGCCGGCCGATCGACACGAACCGTTTTCACGTCGTGTGCGCCAACGTGATCGGCAGCTGCATGGGGTCCACCGGTCCGGCCAGCGCCGGGCCGGACGGCGAACCATACGCCATGCGCTTCCCCGTGATCACCATCCGCGACATGGTGCGCGCCCAGGCCGCGCTGCTCGACGTACTGGGAATCGACACGCTGCTTGCTGTAATCGGCGGGTCGATGGGCGGGATGCAGGCGCTTTCGCTGGCGGCGAATTTTCCCGAGCGCACGAACCGGGTTCTCGGCATCGCAACGACGGCGCGGCACAGCGCGCAGAACATCGCCTTTCACGAGGTCGGGCGGCAGGCGATCATGGCCGATCCGGGCTGGAACGGCGGCGACTATTACGGGGCGGCGGGCGGACCGGAAAAGGGGCTGGCCGTGGCCCGCATGGCGGCGCACATCACCTATCTTTCGGAAGCGGGCCTGACCGACAAGTTCGGCCGCCGGTTGCAGGATCGCGACGCCAAGAGCTTCGGTTTCGACGCCGATTTCCAGGTGGAAAGCTATCTGCGCCACCAGGGATTGAGCTTCACCGACCGGTTCGACGCGAACAGCTATCTCTACATCACCCGCGCGATGGATTACTTCGACCTTGCCGAGGAGCATGGCGGACGCCTAGCTGATGCCTTCGGCGGGGCGGGGGAAACACGCTTCTGTCTCGTCAGCTTCGACACCGACTGGCTGTATTCCACCGCCGACATGCGCGAGGTGGTTCACGCCCTCAACGCCGTTGCCGCGCCAGTCAGCTTCGTTGAACTGGGCGCTCCCTACGGCCATGACAGCTTCCTGCTCGACGTGCCGGCGCTGGACCGGGTGGTCGCGGGGTTCCTCTCGCAATGA
- the hisC gene encoding histidinol-phosphate transaminase, with protein sequence MTDDAPVPHSADRPHVKPWIADIHAYVPGRARGVDGRELVKLSANENPLGTSPRALAVLAEAGTPERYPDPDALALREAIGKAHGLDPARIVCGTGSDELLNLAAQAFAGPGDNIVHVRYGFSVYDIATRRCGAQVVVAPDADYGTDVDALLACVNADTRVVFLANPNNPTGTWLPRAEVERLHAGLRPDILLVLDQAYAEYLPDGEDDGGMALAAGAGNVLVTRTFSKIHGLAGERIGWATGAPHLVDALNRIRGPFNVTASGQRAGIAALGDRDFVARSRDHNAAERTRFVNVIESLGNHGLRAVPSEANFVLVLFEGEVTADAALAALARDGYAVRHLPGQGLPHALRITIGTTAQMADIAATLRRLCGEAG encoded by the coding sequence ATGACTGACGACGCACCCGTGCCGCACTCCGCCGACCGCCCGCACGTGAAGCCGTGGATCGCGGATATCCATGCCTATGTCCCCGGACGGGCCAGGGGCGTCGACGGGCGCGAGCTGGTGAAGCTGTCGGCGAACGAGAATCCGCTCGGCACCTCGCCCCGCGCCCTGGCCGTGCTGGCGGAGGCGGGGACGCCCGAACGCTATCCCGACCCCGACGCGCTCGCCCTGCGCGAGGCCATCGGCAAGGCGCACGGGCTGGACCCGGCGCGAATCGTGTGCGGTACGGGTTCGGACGAACTGCTCAACCTGGCGGCGCAGGCCTTCGCCGGTCCGGGCGACAACATCGTCCATGTCCGCTACGGCTTTTCTGTCTACGACATCGCCACACGCCGCTGCGGGGCACAAGTGGTGGTAGCGCCCGACGCCGATTACGGCACGGATGTGGACGCGCTGCTGGCCTGCGTGAATGCGGATACGCGCGTCGTCTTCCTCGCCAACCCCAACAACCCGACCGGCACCTGGCTGCCGCGCGCGGAGGTCGAGCGTCTCCATGCGGGCCTTCGCCCCGATATCCTGCTGGTGCTCGATCAGGCCTATGCCGAGTACCTGCCCGATGGCGAGGACGATGGCGGCATGGCCCTGGCCGCCGGAGCCGGCAACGTGCTCGTCACGCGTACCTTCTCCAAGATCCACGGGCTTGCCGGCGAGCGCATCGGCTGGGCGACCGGCGCGCCGCATCTGGTCGATGCGCTCAACCGCATCCGCGGGCCGTTCAACGTCACCGCCAGCGGTCAACGCGCGGGGATAGCGGCGCTTGGCGACCGGGACTTCGTCGCCCGCTCGCGCGACCACAACGCCGCCGAGCGGACCCGTTTCGTGAACGTGATCGAGAGCCTCGGCAATCACGGGCTGCGTGCCGTGCCGAGCGAGGCGAATTTCGTGCTGGTGCTGTTCGAGGGCGAGGTTACCGCAGACGCCGCTCTCGCCGCGCTGGCGCGCGACGGCTACGCCGTGCGGCACCTGCCGGGGCAGGGCCTTCCCCACGCGCTGCGCATAACCATCGGCACGACCGCGCAGATGGCCGATATCGCCGCCACGTTGCGCCGCCTGTGCGGAGAGGCCGGGTGA
- a CDS encoding prephenate/arogenate dehydrogenase family protein, with protein sequence MTFSRVAIVGLGLLGGSIGLAMREHLPGVASAGWDADPAVRERARERGLVATIADDPAEAVRGADLVILCVPVGAMAQAAHAVAPGLSPDCLVSDVGSSKQGVAGALEQALPNHAIIPAHPVAGTEQSGPDAGFSSLFHHRWCILTPPAHAEAAQVDALAAFWRALGATVEVMEPAHHDLVLAVTSHIPHLIAYTIVGTASDLEEVTRSEVIKYSAGGFRDFTRIAASDPTMWRDVFLHNRDAVLAMLGRFTADLDAMTSAIREGDGQAMHDLFSRTRAIRRGILAMGQDDARPDFGRGDHDERQGDEAEPPPQS encoded by the coding sequence GTGACCTTCTCCCGCGTCGCCATCGTGGGGCTGGGCCTGCTGGGCGGGTCCATCGGCCTCGCCATGCGCGAACATCTTCCCGGCGTCGCCTCCGCTGGCTGGGATGCGGACCCGGCGGTGCGCGAGCGGGCGCGGGAACGCGGCCTTGTCGCCACTATCGCCGACGATCCCGCCGAGGCCGTGCGCGGCGCCGATCTCGTCATCCTGTGCGTACCGGTGGGCGCGATGGCCCAGGCGGCGCACGCCGTCGCGCCCGGCCTGTCCCCGGATTGCCTCGTCAGCGACGTCGGATCGTCGAAGCAGGGCGTGGCGGGCGCGCTGGAGCAGGCGCTACCGAACCACGCGATCATCCCCGCCCACCCCGTCGCAGGCACCGAGCAATCGGGCCCCGATGCCGGCTTTTCCAGCCTGTTCCATCATCGCTGGTGCATCCTCACCCCGCCCGCCCACGCCGAGGCCGCGCAGGTGGACGCGCTGGCCGCGTTCTGGCGCGCGCTGGGGGCTACCGTCGAGGTGATGGAGCCGGCGCATCACGACCTCGTTCTCGCCGTTACCAGTCACATCCCGCACCTCATCGCCTATACCATCGTGGGTACGGCCAGCGATCTCGAGGAGGTGACGCGCAGCGAGGTCATCAAGTATTCCGCCGGCGGCTTTCGCGATTTTACCCGCATTGCCGCATCCGATCCGACCATGTGGCGCGACGTCTTTCTCCATAACCGCGACGCGGTGCTGGCCATGCTGGGGCGCTTCACCGCCGATCTCGACGCGATGACCAGCGCCATCCGCGAGGGAGACGGTCAGGCGATGCACGATCTGTTCAGCCGCACCCGGGCCATCCGCCGCGGGATCCTCGCCATGGGGCAGGACGACGCCCGCCCCGATTTCGGGAGAGGCGACCATGACGAGCGGCAGGGAGACGAAGCCGAGCCGCCCCCTCAGTCGTAG
- a CDS encoding DUF4402 domain-containing protein has product MATAEVVEPIRATKLSDLAFGGVVVERDSGGAVRVPADSSGVVHSGSARPQCRAGGCETHPARFRVSGEADRVYRIHAPAAVTATGALTGASLAVTDLTIRSDNAPDLAAGGRLDAEGRDRFALGGTLAVPAGTRPDYFRADIAVTVSYD; this is encoded by the coding sequence TTGGCGACCGCGGAAGTCGTCGAGCCAATCCGGGCCACCAAACTGTCCGACCTCGCCTTCGGCGGCGTTGTCGTGGAGCGCGATTCGGGCGGTGCGGTGCGTGTTCCCGCCGACTCGAGCGGGGTCGTTCATTCGGGTTCGGCACGCCCGCAGTGCCGGGCCGGCGGGTGCGAAACGCATCCCGCGCGCTTCCGCGTCTCCGGCGAGGCTGACCGCGTCTATCGCATCCACGCACCCGCTGCCGTCACCGCGACCGGCGCGCTGACGGGCGCAAGCCTGGCCGTTACCGACCTTACCATCCGCAGCGACAACGCGCCGGACCTGGCCGCTGGCGGGCGGCTCGATGCCGAGGGGCGCGACCGCTTTGCCCTGGGCGGGACGCTCGCCGTGCCGGCCGGCACGCGCCCGGACTATTTCCGCGCCGACATCGCCGTGACGGTCAGCTACGACTGA
- the trxB gene encoding thioredoxin-disulfide reductase yields MTTHTTRMLIIGSGPAGLSAAIYAARAGMEPIVVQGLQPGGQLTITTDVENYPGFADVIQGPWLMEQMQKQAEHVGTRMIWDTITDVDIAGGSPFRATGDSGDAYVGDVLVISTGAQAKWLGVPGEQELGGKGVSACATCDGFFYRGKKVVVIGGGNTAVEEALYLTNHSDDVTLIHRRDELRSEKILQDRLFASEKITPVWNKVVERFVAGEDGKLDHLELVDTQTQEKSTIRADGAFVAIGHAPATELFRGKLPMDDGGYLLVEPGTPKTSVPGVFACGDVMDHTYRQAVTAAGTGCMAALDAERFLATLEFAEREARTAEAAE; encoded by the coding sequence ATGACCACCCATACCACCCGCATGCTCATCATCGGTTCCGGCCCCGCCGGCCTGTCCGCCGCGATCTACGCCGCGCGGGCCGGGATGGAGCCGATCGTGGTTCAGGGTCTGCAACCGGGCGGACAGCTCACCATCACCACCGATGTGGAGAACTATCCCGGCTTTGCCGACGTCATCCAGGGCCCCTGGCTAATGGAGCAGATGCAGAAGCAGGCCGAGCATGTCGGTACGCGGATGATTTGGGACACGATCACCGATGTCGATATCGCCGGCGGCTCGCCCTTCCGCGCGACGGGCGACAGCGGCGACGCGTATGTCGGCGACGTGCTGGTGATCTCCACCGGCGCGCAGGCGAAATGGCTCGGCGTTCCCGGAGAGCAGGAGCTTGGCGGCAAGGGCGTGTCGGCCTGCGCGACCTGTGACGGATTCTTCTATCGCGGCAAGAAGGTCGTGGTGATCGGAGGGGGCAACACCGCGGTCGAGGAAGCGCTCTACCTGACCAATCATTCCGACGACGTGACGTTGATCCACCGGCGCGACGAGCTGCGTAGCGAGAAGATCCTCCAGGATCGCCTGTTCGCCAGCGAGAAGATCACACCTGTGTGGAACAAGGTCGTCGAACGGTTCGTCGCGGGAGAGGACGGCAAGCTCGACCATCTCGAACTGGTCGATACGCAGACACAGGAAAAGAGCACTATAAGGGCCGACGGGGCGTTCGTCGCTATCGGCCACGCTCCGGCAACCGAGCTGTTCCGGGGCAAGCTGCCGATGGACGATGGCGGCTATCTGCTGGTCGAACCGGGCACCCCCAAGACGAGTGTTCCGGGCGTGTTCGCCTGTGGCGACGTCATGGACCATACCTATCGTCAGGCGGTGACGGCGGCGGGTACGGGGTGCATGGCCGCGCTCGATGCGGAACGGTTCCTCGCCACTCTCGAATTCGCCGAACGCGAAGCGCGCACCGCCGAAGCCGCGGAGTAG
- a CDS encoding ROK family protein has product MSDEDGLIGAIEAGGTKFVLGLARADGELIDTHRLPTTTPDETFAAMTSWLRAAADRHGRIAALGVASFGPLRTDRSASDWGTITTTPKPHWSGASFARALGPFGVPLAIDTDVTGAALGEWLGGAGAGRGTVVYTTVGTGIGTGVISGGRPLAGSGHYEAGHIRPARGAGDDWPGICPYHGDCLEGLASGPAIMARWEHDLSAGSAQEIGLIADYLAEMHAALVLLHMPDIAILGGGVAKAPGLIEAVRAKTRAKLAGYVESWDTDLGAHIVPPALGDLAGLAGAVELGRQALCESAA; this is encoded by the coding sequence GTGAGCGACGAGGACGGGCTGATCGGCGCGATCGAGGCGGGCGGTACGAAATTCGTGCTCGGCCTCGCGCGGGCGGACGGGGAACTGATCGACACGCACCGCCTGCCCACGACCACGCCGGACGAAACATTCGCCGCGATGACAAGCTGGCTGCGCGCGGCGGCGGACCGGCACGGACGGATCGCCGCGCTCGGCGTCGCCAGTTTCGGCCCCTTGCGCACGGACCGCAGCGCCTCCGACTGGGGCACGATCACCACGACGCCGAAACCGCACTGGAGCGGAGCGAGCTTCGCCCGCGCGCTCGGGCCGTTCGGCGTGCCGCTTGCCATCGATACCGACGTTACCGGGGCCGCGCTGGGCGAATGGCTGGGGGGCGCCGGGGCGGGCCGCGGCACCGTCGTCTATACCACGGTGGGCACCGGCATCGGCACCGGCGTGATCAGCGGCGGCAGGCCGCTCGCCGGCAGCGGGCATTACGAGGCGGGCCACATTCGCCCGGCACGCGGCGCGGGCGACGACTGGCCCGGCATCTGCCCCTATCATGGCGATTGCCTCGAAGGTCTCGCGAGCGGTCCCGCCATCATGGCGCGCTGGGAACACGACCTGTCGGCCGGTAGCGCGCAAGAGATCGGCCTGATCGCCGATTACCTGGCGGAGATGCACGCGGCGCTCGTGCTGCTGCACATGCCCGACATCGCGATCCTGGGCGGCGGCGTCGCCAAGGCGCCGGGCCTGATCGAGGCAGTGCGGGCGAAGACCCGCGCGAAACTCGCGGGATACGTCGAGAGCTGGGACACGGATCTCGGCGCGCATATCGTCCCGCCGGCTCTGGGCGATCTGGCGGGACTGGCCGGCGCGGTCGAACTGGGCCGCCAGGCATTGTGCGAAAGCGCTGCTTAA